In the genome of Neofelis nebulosa isolate mNeoNeb1 chromosome 8, mNeoNeb1.pri, whole genome shotgun sequence, one region contains:
- the AQP5 gene encoding aquaporin-5 — MKKEVCSVAFLKAVFAEFLATLIFVFFGLGSALKWPSALPSILQISLAFGLAIGTLAQALGPVSGGHINPAITLALLVGNQISLLRAVFYVVAQLVGAIAGAGILYGLAPINARGNLAINALNNNTTQGQAMVVELILTFQLALCVFSSTDSRRTSPVGSPALSIGLSVTLGHLVGIYFTGCSMNPARSFGPAVVMKRFSPAHWVFWVGPIVGAILAAILYFYLLFPNSLSLSERVAVVKGTYEPEEDWEEQREERKKTMELTAR; from the exons ATGAAGAAAGAGGTGTGTTCTGTGGCCTTCCTCAAGGCTGTGTTCGCGGAGTTCCTGGCCACCCTCATCTTCGTCTTCTTCGGCCTTGGCTCGGCCCTCAAGTGGCCGTCGGCGCTGCCCAGCATCCTGCAGATCTCGCTGGCCTTCGGCCTGGCCATAGGCACCCTGGCCCAGGCCCTGGGACCCGTGAGCGGAGGCCACATCAACCCCGCCATCACCCTGGCCCTCCTAGTGGGCAACCAGATCTCCCTGCTCCGGGCTGTCTTCTATGTGGTGGCCCAGCTGGTGGGTGCCATTGCCGGGGCCGGCATCCTCTATGGGCTGGCACCAATCAATGCCCGTGGCAATCTGGCCATCAACGCG CTCAACAACAACACAACACAGGGTCAAGCTATGGTGGTGGAGCTGATTCTGACTTTCCAGCTGGCGCTCTGCGTCTTCTCCTCCACGGACTCCCGCCGCACCAGTCCTGTGGGCTCTCCAGCCCTGTCCATCGGCCTGTCTGTCACACTGGGCCACCTCGTGGGG ATCTACTTCACTGGCTGCTCCATGAACCCAGCCCGCTCTTTCGGCCCTGCAGTGGTCATGAAGCGCTTCAGCCCCGCTCACTGG gttTTCTGGGTGGGGCCCATTGTGGGGGCCATCCTGGCCGCCATCCTCTACTTCTACCTGCTCTTCCCCAACTCCCTGAGCCTGAGCGAGCGCGTGGCCGTCGTCAAGGGCACGTATGAGCCTGAGGAGGACTGGGAGGAACAGCGAGAGGAGCGAAAGAAGACCATGGAGCTGACCGCCCGCTGA